The Rhododendron vialii isolate Sample 1 chromosome 6a, ASM3025357v1 genome includes a window with the following:
- the LOC131330472 gene encoding uncharacterized protein LOC131330472 isoform X1 encodes MEENPEVAITEEREELMVSPSGKNPTRRLAHFLKPSVTSIKGPVFHLPSVFKLPSGTFRSPTSSTTPITDLPFKVEFERCRNPLRMWKSWFDRMHSIHQSTWKKAGIYEAIVNSTYQIRVDKEIVLGLAEKWCSDTNTFVFEWGEGTVTLEDVLVLGGYSILGKSVLTPLENGELVEIDEKLMKGRSELVQSKNKKAGQHGWLRLFMGSGSKIEHEAFLALWLSRHVFPCGHDVINRNVHSIAIHLARGMRIALAPAVLSWLYRDLRLLKNAIFSKRKRKVGLNLWAPMQMVGVWAWERFPTLRPRPNPLKPGEPRMAKWNKVKKKNIENVGLALSSSRECFQWRPYAISEKNWVFPKFYKERVEWVSVCLGMDKDFESFARFLIPCELVGFGSLEHYHPHRVAMQFGMDQDLPGVVARFDDTPEIAWENYIRPIKDGKLYVQSRLYKSDVTTRYFKWWKQSKLAQKGAVKGAKGRKSITTSLRKLPEEPKEKNVENDALGTPIKRKWVNATKSSGKDEKSITKSPRKSLQISKGKNMENDALRTPPKRKRVNKEAKLVGKDKHRLVDSAGKRMSSNGKCFPCPQPQLPSSLTADNVAGKKMEYHVEHGKNTRGEEMIGGSCRPCANAMESCDGIPRDGVSVANNGGNISIQITTDISGLEVRTTKLEIVFARLKAEKLSIRSV; translated from the exons ATGGAGGAAAACCCAGAAGTCGCCATCACAGAAGAAAGAGAGGAGCTCATGGTATCACCCTCTGGTAAAAACCCAACTCGAAGACTAGCCCATTTCCTCAAACCCTCGGTCACCTCCATTAAAGGACCAGTCTTTCACCTTCCTTCAG TCTTTAAGCTTCCTTCAGGTACATTTCGCTCTCCAACTTCAAGTACTACTCCCATTACTGATCTCCCATTTAAGGTGGAATTCGAACGGTGTCGAAACCCTCTCAGAATGTGGAAATCTTGGTTCGATCGAATGCATTCTATTCACCAATCCACTTGGAAAAAGGCCGGAATATACGAAGCCATCGTCAATTCCACTTACCAAATCCGGGTAGACAAAGAAATCGTTCTGGGTCTTGCGGAAAAATGGTGTTCGGATACTAACACGTTCGTGTTTGAGTGGGGAGAGGGGACAGTTACTCTGGaggatgttttggtgttgggaGGTTATTCTATTTTGGGGAAATCTGTTTTAACCCCTCTTGAAAACGGAGAATTGGTTGAAATCGACGAGAAATTGATGAAGGGACGGAGTGAACTTGTacaaagtaaaaataaaaaggccGGACAGCATGGATGGTTGAGGCTTTTCATGGGAAGTGGGAGCAAAATCGAGCACGAAGCGTTTCTTGCCCTCTGGTTGTCCAGGCATGTTTTCCCATGTGGCCACGACGTGATTAATAGGAATGTTCACAGTATAGCAATTCATTTAGCAAGGGGGATGAGGATCGCCCTTGCCCCTGCAGTTCTCTCGTGGCTTTATCGAGACTTGAGGCTATTGAAAAATGCAATATTTTCTAAAAGGAAGCGAAAAGTGGGGCTCAATCTATGGGCTCCAATGCAAATGGTAGGGGTTTGGGCTTGGGAGAGATTTCCCACATTGAGGCCTCGACCTAATCCCCTTAAACCCGGTGAGCCAAGAATGGCTAAGTGGAACaaagtgaagaagaagaatattgAGAATGTTGGTCTGGCTCTAAGTTCTTCCAGGGAATGTTTCCAGTGGCGCCCTTATGCCATTTCTGAGAAAAACTGGGTGTTTCCTAAGTTTTACAAAGAAAGAGTAGAGTGGGTATCGGTTTGTTTGGGGATGGACAAGGATTTTGAGTCATTTGCTCGGTTTTTGATACCTTGTGAGTTGGTGGGTTTTGGCAGCTTAGAACATTATCATCCTCATCGCGTTGCAATGCAATTTGGGATGGATCAAGATCTTCCTGGTGTGGTGGCTCGTTTTGATGACACTCCTGAAATTGCATGGGAAAATTACATCAGGCCAATTAAAGATGGAAAGCTGTATGTTCAGTCCAGATTGTATAAGTCGGATGTAACGACTCGATATTTTAAGTGGTGGAAGCAATCGAAGTTAGCTCAGAAAGGCGCGGTAAAGGGAGCCAAGGGAAGGAAGAGCATCACCACGAGCCTGAGAAAACTACCTGAAGAGCCAAAGGAAAAGAATGTGGAAAATGATGCCTTGGGTACTCCTATCAAGAGAAAGTGGGTCAACGCAACAAAATCCAGTGGAAAGGATGAAAAGAGCATCACCAAGAGTCCACGAAAATCGCTCCAGatttcaaaaggaaagaatATGGAAAATGATGCCTTGCGTACTCCTCCCAAGAGAAAGAGGGTTAATAAAGAAGCGAAACTTGTTGGAAAAGATAAACACAGACTTGTGGACAGTGCTGGAAAGAGAATGTCTAGTAATGGAAAGTGTTTTCCATGCCCTCAACCTCAACTTCCTTCATCTCTTACTGCGGATAATGTTGCTGGTAAAAAGATGGAATATCATGTGGAACATGGGAAAAATACAAGGGGCGAAGAAATGATTGGAGGATCATGTAGACCATGTGCAAACGCAATGGAGAGTTGTGACGGAATTCCACGTGATGGAGTGAGCGTTGCCAACAATGGAGGGAATATCAGTATCCAAATTACGACTGACATATCAGGACTTGAAGTGAGAACAACCAAGCTTGAGATAGTGTTTGCTCggctgaaagctgaaaaattaagcaTAAGGTCTGTTTAA
- the LOC131330472 gene encoding uncharacterized protein LOC131330472 isoform X3, with protein MWKSWFDRMHSIHQSTWKKAGIYEAIVNSTYQIRVDKEIVLGLAEKWCSDTNTFVFEWGEGTVTLEDVLVLGGYSILGKSVLTPLENGELVEIDEKLMKGRSELVQSKNKKAGQHGWLRLFMGSGSKIEHEAFLALWLSRHVFPCGHDVINRNVHSIAIHLARGMRIALAPAVLSWLYRDLRLLKNAIFSKRKRKVGLNLWAPMQMVGVWAWERFPTLRPRPNPLKPGEPRMAKWNKVKKKNIENVGLALSSSRECFQWRPYAISEKNWVFPKFYKERVEWVSVCLGMDKDFESFARFLIPCELVGFGSLEHYHPHRVAMQFGMDQDLPGVVARFDDTPEIAWENYIRPIKDGKLYVQSRLYKSDVTTRYFKWWKQSKLAQKGAVKGAKGRKSITTSLRKLPEEPKEKNVENDALGTPIKRKWVNATKSSGKDEKSITKSPRKSLQISKGKNMENDALRTPPKRKRVNKEAKLVGKDKHRLVDSAGKRMSSNGKCFPCPQPQLPSSLTADNVAGKKMEYHVEHGKNTRGEEMIGGSCRPCANAMESCDGIPRDGVSVANNGGNISIQITTDISGLEVRTTKLEIVFARLKAEKLSIRSV; from the coding sequence ATGTGGAAATCTTGGTTCGATCGAATGCATTCTATTCACCAATCCACTTGGAAAAAGGCCGGAATATACGAAGCCATCGTCAATTCCACTTACCAAATCCGGGTAGACAAAGAAATCGTTCTGGGTCTTGCGGAAAAATGGTGTTCGGATACTAACACGTTCGTGTTTGAGTGGGGAGAGGGGACAGTTACTCTGGaggatgttttggtgttgggaGGTTATTCTATTTTGGGGAAATCTGTTTTAACCCCTCTTGAAAACGGAGAATTGGTTGAAATCGACGAGAAATTGATGAAGGGACGGAGTGAACTTGTacaaagtaaaaataaaaaggccGGACAGCATGGATGGTTGAGGCTTTTCATGGGAAGTGGGAGCAAAATCGAGCACGAAGCGTTTCTTGCCCTCTGGTTGTCCAGGCATGTTTTCCCATGTGGCCACGACGTGATTAATAGGAATGTTCACAGTATAGCAATTCATTTAGCAAGGGGGATGAGGATCGCCCTTGCCCCTGCAGTTCTCTCGTGGCTTTATCGAGACTTGAGGCTATTGAAAAATGCAATATTTTCTAAAAGGAAGCGAAAAGTGGGGCTCAATCTATGGGCTCCAATGCAAATGGTAGGGGTTTGGGCTTGGGAGAGATTTCCCACATTGAGGCCTCGACCTAATCCCCTTAAACCCGGTGAGCCAAGAATGGCTAAGTGGAACaaagtgaagaagaagaatattgAGAATGTTGGTCTGGCTCTAAGTTCTTCCAGGGAATGTTTCCAGTGGCGCCCTTATGCCATTTCTGAGAAAAACTGGGTGTTTCCTAAGTTTTACAAAGAAAGAGTAGAGTGGGTATCGGTTTGTTTGGGGATGGACAAGGATTTTGAGTCATTTGCTCGGTTTTTGATACCTTGTGAGTTGGTGGGTTTTGGCAGCTTAGAACATTATCATCCTCATCGCGTTGCAATGCAATTTGGGATGGATCAAGATCTTCCTGGTGTGGTGGCTCGTTTTGATGACACTCCTGAAATTGCATGGGAAAATTACATCAGGCCAATTAAAGATGGAAAGCTGTATGTTCAGTCCAGATTGTATAAGTCGGATGTAACGACTCGATATTTTAAGTGGTGGAAGCAATCGAAGTTAGCTCAGAAAGGCGCGGTAAAGGGAGCCAAGGGAAGGAAGAGCATCACCACGAGCCTGAGAAAACTACCTGAAGAGCCAAAGGAAAAGAATGTGGAAAATGATGCCTTGGGTACTCCTATCAAGAGAAAGTGGGTCAACGCAACAAAATCCAGTGGAAAGGATGAAAAGAGCATCACCAAGAGTCCACGAAAATCGCTCCAGatttcaaaaggaaagaatATGGAAAATGATGCCTTGCGTACTCCTCCCAAGAGAAAGAGGGTTAATAAAGAAGCGAAACTTGTTGGAAAAGATAAACACAGACTTGTGGACAGTGCTGGAAAGAGAATGTCTAGTAATGGAAAGTGTTTTCCATGCCCTCAACCTCAACTTCCTTCATCTCTTACTGCGGATAATGTTGCTGGTAAAAAGATGGAATATCATGTGGAACATGGGAAAAATACAAGGGGCGAAGAAATGATTGGAGGATCATGTAGACCATGTGCAAACGCAATGGAGAGTTGTGACGGAATTCCACGTGATGGAGTGAGCGTTGCCAACAATGGAGGGAATATCAGTATCCAAATTACGACTGACATATCAGGACTTGAAGTGAGAACAACCAAGCTTGAGATAGTGTTTGCTCggctgaaagctgaaaaattaagcaTAAGGTCTGTTTAA
- the LOC131330472 gene encoding uncharacterized protein LOC131330472 isoform X2 has product MEENPEVAITEEREELMVSPSGKNPTRRLAHFLKPSVTSIKGPVFHLPSGTFRSPTSSTTPITDLPFKVEFERCRNPLRMWKSWFDRMHSIHQSTWKKAGIYEAIVNSTYQIRVDKEIVLGLAEKWCSDTNTFVFEWGEGTVTLEDVLVLGGYSILGKSVLTPLENGELVEIDEKLMKGRSELVQSKNKKAGQHGWLRLFMGSGSKIEHEAFLALWLSRHVFPCGHDVINRNVHSIAIHLARGMRIALAPAVLSWLYRDLRLLKNAIFSKRKRKVGLNLWAPMQMVGVWAWERFPTLRPRPNPLKPGEPRMAKWNKVKKKNIENVGLALSSSRECFQWRPYAISEKNWVFPKFYKERVEWVSVCLGMDKDFESFARFLIPCELVGFGSLEHYHPHRVAMQFGMDQDLPGVVARFDDTPEIAWENYIRPIKDGKLYVQSRLYKSDVTTRYFKWWKQSKLAQKGAVKGAKGRKSITTSLRKLPEEPKEKNVENDALGTPIKRKWVNATKSSGKDEKSITKSPRKSLQISKGKNMENDALRTPPKRKRVNKEAKLVGKDKHRLVDSAGKRMSSNGKCFPCPQPQLPSSLTADNVAGKKMEYHVEHGKNTRGEEMIGGSCRPCANAMESCDGIPRDGVSVANNGGNISIQITTDISGLEVRTTKLEIVFARLKAEKLSIRSV; this is encoded by the exons ATGGAGGAAAACCCAGAAGTCGCCATCACAGAAGAAAGAGAGGAGCTCATGGTATCACCCTCTGGTAAAAACCCAACTCGAAGACTAGCCCATTTCCTCAAACCCTCGGTCACCTCCATTAAAGGACCAGTCTTTCACCTTCCTTCAG GTACATTTCGCTCTCCAACTTCAAGTACTACTCCCATTACTGATCTCCCATTTAAGGTGGAATTCGAACGGTGTCGAAACCCTCTCAGAATGTGGAAATCTTGGTTCGATCGAATGCATTCTATTCACCAATCCACTTGGAAAAAGGCCGGAATATACGAAGCCATCGTCAATTCCACTTACCAAATCCGGGTAGACAAAGAAATCGTTCTGGGTCTTGCGGAAAAATGGTGTTCGGATACTAACACGTTCGTGTTTGAGTGGGGAGAGGGGACAGTTACTCTGGaggatgttttggtgttgggaGGTTATTCTATTTTGGGGAAATCTGTTTTAACCCCTCTTGAAAACGGAGAATTGGTTGAAATCGACGAGAAATTGATGAAGGGACGGAGTGAACTTGTacaaagtaaaaataaaaaggccGGACAGCATGGATGGTTGAGGCTTTTCATGGGAAGTGGGAGCAAAATCGAGCACGAAGCGTTTCTTGCCCTCTGGTTGTCCAGGCATGTTTTCCCATGTGGCCACGACGTGATTAATAGGAATGTTCACAGTATAGCAATTCATTTAGCAAGGGGGATGAGGATCGCCCTTGCCCCTGCAGTTCTCTCGTGGCTTTATCGAGACTTGAGGCTATTGAAAAATGCAATATTTTCTAAAAGGAAGCGAAAAGTGGGGCTCAATCTATGGGCTCCAATGCAAATGGTAGGGGTTTGGGCTTGGGAGAGATTTCCCACATTGAGGCCTCGACCTAATCCCCTTAAACCCGGTGAGCCAAGAATGGCTAAGTGGAACaaagtgaagaagaagaatattgAGAATGTTGGTCTGGCTCTAAGTTCTTCCAGGGAATGTTTCCAGTGGCGCCCTTATGCCATTTCTGAGAAAAACTGGGTGTTTCCTAAGTTTTACAAAGAAAGAGTAGAGTGGGTATCGGTTTGTTTGGGGATGGACAAGGATTTTGAGTCATTTGCTCGGTTTTTGATACCTTGTGAGTTGGTGGGTTTTGGCAGCTTAGAACATTATCATCCTCATCGCGTTGCAATGCAATTTGGGATGGATCAAGATCTTCCTGGTGTGGTGGCTCGTTTTGATGACACTCCTGAAATTGCATGGGAAAATTACATCAGGCCAATTAAAGATGGAAAGCTGTATGTTCAGTCCAGATTGTATAAGTCGGATGTAACGACTCGATATTTTAAGTGGTGGAAGCAATCGAAGTTAGCTCAGAAAGGCGCGGTAAAGGGAGCCAAGGGAAGGAAGAGCATCACCACGAGCCTGAGAAAACTACCTGAAGAGCCAAAGGAAAAGAATGTGGAAAATGATGCCTTGGGTACTCCTATCAAGAGAAAGTGGGTCAACGCAACAAAATCCAGTGGAAAGGATGAAAAGAGCATCACCAAGAGTCCACGAAAATCGCTCCAGatttcaaaaggaaagaatATGGAAAATGATGCCTTGCGTACTCCTCCCAAGAGAAAGAGGGTTAATAAAGAAGCGAAACTTGTTGGAAAAGATAAACACAGACTTGTGGACAGTGCTGGAAAGAGAATGTCTAGTAATGGAAAGTGTTTTCCATGCCCTCAACCTCAACTTCCTTCATCTCTTACTGCGGATAATGTTGCTGGTAAAAAGATGGAATATCATGTGGAACATGGGAAAAATACAAGGGGCGAAGAAATGATTGGAGGATCATGTAGACCATGTGCAAACGCAATGGAGAGTTGTGACGGAATTCCACGTGATGGAGTGAGCGTTGCCAACAATGGAGGGAATATCAGTATCCAAATTACGACTGACATATCAGGACTTGAAGTGAGAACAACCAAGCTTGAGATAGTGTTTGCTCggctgaaagctgaaaaattaagcaTAAGGTCTGTTTAA